TCCTTCCAGTAATATTCTTGACAGGGACTACAGGTAGACTTTTCAGGGAGTTTGGTATTGTGGTAGCTGGATCTGTAATTATATCATCCTTCGTGGCTTTGACCATGACTCCAATGCTTAGTTCGCGTTTATTAAAGCGTAGAGAGAAGCACAATAGATTCTACAATGCAACCGAGCCGATTTTTGTCTGGTTGAATAATGGTTACGATAAGATGTTGAGTGGATTTATGAAATTCCGCTGGGTTTCATTCGTATTAATCGCATTTATGGGTTTTGGGATTTATTGGTTGTTTAACCAAATTCCAAGTGAATTAGCGCCAGTAGAGGACAGAGGAGAAATCAGGATTCAATTGAGTGGTCCCGAAGGAGCAACTTTTGGTTACATGGATCGAGTAATTGATCAAATGGTGGCTGACTTCAAAGCGAAATTCCCACCTGAGGAAGTTACTGGGCTCATTTCTGTAACTTCTCCTGGATTTGGAACCGCCAGCACAAACTCCGGTTTTATTAGATTTATTTTGACCGACTCGGAGAATAGGGAGCGAACTCAAAACGATTATTTCAATGAAATCAATGCCATGCTTAAAAACTATACTGAAGTTAGGGCATTTGCTTCCGAACCCCAATCCATTGGGAATAGGAGAGGTGGTCTTCCTGTTCAGTATGTATTGCAAGCTCCCAACATGGAGATGCTTAAAGAAGCGATTCCAACCTTTATGGAAGAAGTAGGGAAAAGTCCAATATTCATTTTCTCTGACATCAACCTTAAGTTTACCAAACCAGAATTGGAGATTGAAATAGATAGGGCAAAGGCAAGGAATATTGGTGTATCCATACAAGAAATTGCCAGAACCTTACAGCTTTCTTATTCCGGACAGCGGTTTGCCTATTTTATCAAGAATGGAAAACAATACCAAGTGGTAGGTGAAATGAGATTAGAGGACAGAAATGAGCCTATTAATCTAAGAATGCTTTATGTACGTGCAGAAAATGGAAGCTTGGTTCAATTGGATAATTTGGTTACGGTAACAGAAAGAAGTACACCTCCTCAATTGTATCGATTCAACAGATTCGTAAGTGGTACCGTTTCTGCAAACTTAGCTCCTGGGTATACCATCGGGGATGGATTGGAAGAAATGGATCGTATTGCTGCGGAGGTATTGGATGAATCTTTTACGACAGATGTTTCAGGTCCTTCCAAAGAATTTAGGGAAAGTTCTAACAGTTTGCTGTTTGCATTCCTATTTGCACTGGTGTTAATTTATTTGGTACTGTCTGCCCAGTTTGAAAGCTTTATGGATCCGTTAACAATCATGTTTACTGTTCCATTAGCGATTTTTGGTGCCTTGTTTACCCTTTGGGCCATGGGCTTTACTCTAAATATTTTCAGCCAGATCGGTATAATTATGTTGATAGGTTTGGTGACCAAAAACGGTATTCTTATCGTGGAATTTGCAAACCAGAGGAAAGCTACAGGAATGTCAATTCATGAAGCGATTTATGGAGCAGCGGTAGCTCGTTTCCGTCCTATTTTGATGACTAGTTTATCGACCATTCTAGGGATTTTGCCTATTGCATTGGGATTAGGTGCTGGTGCTGAAAGCCGCGTGCCAATGGGGGCAGCTGTAATTGGAGGGTTGACATTTGCGACCATCCTAACCTTATTTGTAATCCCTGCTATTTATACTTATCTCACTTCCAAAGAAGGAAGATTAGCCAGAATTTAATGAAAAAATTAATTGCCACGCTCTTGATGAGCAGCTTAGGTTCCGTAATTTTTGCTCAAAGTCAAGAAGCTTTAGATCTTGAAAAAGCAATCCAAATTGGATTGGAAAAAAATCTGGATATAAAAATTGCGGTAGAGAATATCACAATTAATGAGATCAACCAAAGAATCGGTACGGGGGATTATTTTATGCCTACGATCGATGCGACCTACGCAAGAAATTTTAGTAGAGAGGATGTCGAGCAACGCTTTGTGAATGATCCAGAGCCCAGAACAATTGATGGAGCAAAGTCCCGAACAGAAAACTTTTCGGTAGTTGGTATATACGGGTTTCAGCCTGAAAATATTATTGTAATGAAAAGGCTAGGACAATTGACTGAAATCTCTGAGTTAGATGCCAAAGTGGCAGTGGAAAATACTGTAGCCTCCATCTCAACTGCCTATTACCGATTGGTTTTGGAACTTCAAAGGTATCAAGTGCTGGAAAGAACCTTGGAACTCAGTCAATCAAGACTGGATATCGCGGAAGCACAATATGAATTGGGTGGTGCCGGAAAACGAGATTTCCTAACTGCAGAGGTTGATTATAATTCGGATCTGACTCTTTTAGTCAATCAAGAGCAAATCATTAAAGCCGCTAGAATTAATTTAAATGAATTAATGGCATTGGCTCCTGACACTCAGTTTGCCGTGAATGACACGATCTTGATAG
This genomic stretch from Algoriphagus halophilus harbors:
- a CDS encoding efflux RND transporter permease subunit: MSSLSNVSINRPVLAIVMSLVIILFGAIGISLLGIREFPSVDPPVINVRTTYVGANADVIEAQITEPLEEAINGIQGIKSLTSTSNDGGSSITVEFDVGADLEAAANDVRDKVSGAQRNLPPDAEPPVVSKADADSQPIVFLNVKSDERSLLDLSDIAENIFKERLQTIPGVSRVQIWGEKEYAIRLRMDPLKMASYGVTPLDVLSKVQSENVELPSGRIEGETIELSVRTKSRLSSPQEFNSLIIKEDQNNIVRFQDVGKAELAALNERTVLKRDGVPMVGVVLVPLPGSNNIEIVDEFYRRLEFIKKDLPDDVGLEIGFDSTDYIRSSIAEVQETIITAFILVVAIIFLFLRDWRTTFIPVLTIPISLIGVFFIMYLMDFSINVLTLLGIVLSIGLVVDDAIVVLENIYTRIEKGEKPLAAAEKGAEEIFFAVIATTVALAAVFLPVIFLTGTTGRLFREFGIVVAGSVIISSFVALTMTPMLSSRLLKRREKHNRFYNATEPIFVWLNNGYDKMLSGFMKFRWVSFVLIAFMGFGIYWLFNQIPSELAPVEDRGEIRIQLSGPEGATFGYMDRVIDQMVADFKAKFPPEEVTGLISVTSPGFGTASTNSGFIRFILTDSENRERTQNDYFNEINAMLKNYTEVRAFASEPQSIGNRRGGLPVQYVLQAPNMEMLKEAIPTFMEEVGKSPIFIFSDINLKFTKPELEIEIDRAKARNIGVSIQEIARTLQLSYSGQRFAYFIKNGKQYQVVGEMRLEDRNEPINLRMLYVRAENGSLVQLDNLVTVTERSTPPQLYRFNRFVSGTVSANLAPGYTIGDGLEEMDRIAAEVLDESFTTDVSGPSKEFRESSNSLLFAFLFALVLIYLVLSAQFESFMDPLTIMFTVPLAIFGALFTLWAMGFTLNIFSQIGIIMLIGLVTKNGILIVEFANQRKATGMSIHEAIYGAAVARFRPILMTSLSTILGILPIALGLGAGAESRVPMGAAVIGGLTFATILTLFVIPAIYTYLTSKEGRLARI
- a CDS encoding TolC family protein, whose translation is MKKLIATLLMSSLGSVIFAQSQEALDLEKAIQIGLEKNLDIKIAVENITINEINQRIGTGDYFMPTIDATYARNFSREDVEQRFVNDPEPRTIDGAKSRTENFSVVGIYGFQPENIIVMKRLGQLTEISELDAKVAVENTVASISTAYYRLVLELQRYQVLERTLELSQSRLDIAEAQYELGGAGKRDFLTAEVDYNSDLTLLVNQEQIIKAARINLNELMALAPDTQFAVNDTILIEEPLRLIDLEENAFIDNKQLLITQRQQNVAFLQMKELQMQRLPQINLNGSYVNNTSNSDAGFLLQNQRQGFNYGGNITLNLFSGFTLNRRIQNAKVQQKVQAYALDQYEIQLQSDIHRAYNTYETNRNLLEIEKKNYEVAKESSDIALERFRLGISSYLEFRDAQVNLLIAETRLITSIYNIKEMEIELMRLSGRIFFQNSYEELNLPTED